Proteins from one Hyperolius riggenbachi isolate aHypRig1 chromosome 2, aHypRig1.pri, whole genome shotgun sequence genomic window:
- the LOC137544618 gene encoding olfactory receptor 52Z1P-like has product MSNVSSFHPHFFLLMGIPGLEASHRLLSIFFCIMYVLGLAANSILIFVISANESLHQPMYFFLVTLAAGDLILSSTTVPKTLSIFWFNAHQISFIGCMIQIFFIHFVSLTESGLLMAMAYDRYIAICYHLAYHTKLTMSYVRMAIVLLTTRSFMVVSPMFLLLWRLPYQHSNVIGHTYCEQMSMAQLATASILVNIIYGMVVLVFTAVIDLVLIGWSYISIIKAIMRLTTLEARYKSSSTLISHVCVLLLLYVPSFFSFIAYRVPLNHIPPHVHIIVANLYVLIPPMLNPIIYGVRTKEIQQKVVKMFTWKLNDPQSVLFKQKVSVQIFTN; this is encoded by the coding sequence ATGTCAAACGTGAGTAGTTTCCACCCACACTTTTTCCTCTTGATGGGAATTCCTGGTCTGGAGGCTTCACATCGTCTTCTCTCCATCTTCTTCTGCATCATGTATGTTTTGGGTCTGGCAGCGAACTCAATCTTAATATTTGTTATCTCAGCTAATGAAAGCCTCCACCAGCCCATGTACTTCTTCCTTGTGACCTTGGCTGCTGGAGATCTCATCTTAAGCTCCACCACTGTACCGAAGACTCTCAGTATATTTTGGTTCAATGCTCATCAAATCTCTTTCATCGGATGCATGATCCAGATATTCTTCATCCACTTTGTTTCCTTGACAGAATCAGGTCTTTTAATGGCCATGGCGTATGACCGTTACATTGCCATTTGCTACCATTTAGCCTACCATACGAAGCTTACTATGTCATATGTGAGGATGGCAATTGTGCTTTTAACAACCAGAAGCTTCATGGTTGTGTCGCCAATGTTTCTTCTTCTCTGGAGACTACCATACCAGCATAGCAACGTCATAGGACATACATACTGCGAACAGATGTCTATGGCACAGCTGGCTACGGCAAGCATATTGGTCAATATCATATATGGCATGGTGGTTCTTGTCTTCACAGCTGTAATAGATTTGGTCCTTATTGGGTGGTCCTATATTTCCATTATTAAGGCCATCATGAGACTCACGACTTTGGAGGCTCGATATAAATCTTCAAGCACCTTAATATCTCATGTCTGTGTGTTACTCTTGCTTTATGTCCCATCTTTTTTCTCTTTCATAGCCTACAGGGTCCCTCTCAACCACATCCCACCTCATGTCCATATCATAGTGGCCAATCTCTACGTCCTCATCCCTCCAATGCTGAACCCCATCATCTACGGCGTTAGGACAAAAGAGATCCAACAAAAAGTTGTCAAGATGTTTACCTGGAAACTCAACGATCCTCAAAGTGTTTTATTCAAGCAGAAAGTTTCTGTTCAAATATTTACTAATTGA